The following proteins come from a genomic window of Crassostrea angulata isolate pt1a10 chromosome 1, ASM2561291v2, whole genome shotgun sequence:
- the LOC128189098 gene encoding uncharacterized protein LOC128189098 gives MLLKHEFRFHETELEWMDCLPVVATLVTGRHVIIDYMTEQQLTETYCMIQEAAQHGDGYGIDEFDSEKDFRHEIEGSDCFAIVSKDSGELLAGLILAVSKFYRGMSGVCDPFIIVKRTERKQKLGEFCMRKAIEFSKKLGYMGMYVDTFSNNVAVQRIIEKIGGFQRVGFLPLGGRLQTGQLVGSVIYYRDLSPEKPKKPEDT, from the coding sequence ATGCTCCTGAAACACGAATTCAGATTCCATGAGACCGAACTGGAATGGATGGACTGCCTTCCTGTGGTCGCAACTCTAGTAACGGGTCGTCATGTGATCATAGACTACATGACAGAGCAACAGCTCACAGAGACCTACTGTATGATCCAGGAGGCGGCCCAACATGGCGATGGGTACGGAATCGACGAATTCGACTCCGAAAAAGACTTCCGTCATGAAATCGAGGGCAGCGATTGTTTTGCTATCGTTAGTAAAGACAGTGGCGAACTCCTCGCCGGGTTGATTCTGGCTGTGAGCAAGTTCTACCGAGGAATGAGCGGAGTATGTGACCCGTTCATCATCGTAAAACGCACAGAGCGAAAACAAAAACTCGGCGAGTTCTGCATGAGGAAAGCCATCGAGTTCTCAAAGAAGCTCGGATACATGGGAATGTACGTGGATACCTTCTCCAATAACGTAGCCGTGCAGAGAATCATCGAGAAGATAGGTGGTTTCCAAAGGGTGGGTTTCCTTCCATTGGGAGGTCGCCTGCAGACCGGACAGCTAGTGGGCTCTGTTATTTACTACCGGGACCTGTCTCCGGAAAAACCGAAAAAACCGGAAGATACGTGA